Proteins from one Ramlibacter sp. PS4R-6 genomic window:
- a CDS encoding glycoside hydrolase family 15 protein, whose amino-acid sequence MTRPVARPEASLKLGVIGNCAFNALIDERGGVVWCCLPRFDGDPVFDALLDPTDKASLWTFELEDFARSEQEYEPNTAVLRTRLYDTQGQGIEVTDFAPRFWNRGRMFRPMTIIRRVKLISGSPRMRVVLRPRFDWGRAEPTEITQGSTHLRFVGPDLSLRLNTDVPISYVLAESFFVIDRPMNFILGPDETLTSGIEDTARGFEQETVAYWRSWTRALAIPLQYQEAVIRAAITLKLSLYEDTGAIIAAMTTSIPEHANSGRNWDYRYCWLRDAFFVVRALNSISEVATMEEYLRWLNNIVVKTAGGHIQPLYGIGREEQLPESILEHLPGYRGMGPVRVGNQAQEHFQHDVYGNIILAAAQAFHDQRLFRRAGKAEFAYLEAVGEQAFRIYDKPDAGMWELRTRARIHTSSALMSWVACDRLAKIAHVLKLPDRVGYWRERADTIRERILRESWNEQRKAFAESFGGKELDASVLLMAEVNMIDPKDPRFVSTVAALEDSLCDGPYMRRYEAADDFGKPEVSFNVCTFWRIDALARIGRKEEAREIFEVMLRNRNHLGLLSEDTHPVTGEMWGNYPQTYSMVGIINAAVRLSAPWDSVI is encoded by the coding sequence ATGACCCGCCCCGTCGCCCGCCCGGAGGCTTCGCTCAAGCTCGGCGTGATCGGCAACTGCGCCTTCAACGCGCTCATCGACGAACGCGGCGGCGTCGTATGGTGCTGCCTGCCGCGCTTCGACGGCGACCCGGTGTTCGACGCGCTGCTCGACCCGACCGACAAGGCGAGCCTGTGGACGTTCGAGCTCGAGGACTTCGCGCGTTCGGAGCAGGAGTACGAGCCCAACACCGCCGTGCTGCGCACGCGCCTGTACGACACGCAAGGCCAGGGTATCGAGGTCACCGACTTCGCGCCGCGCTTCTGGAACCGCGGCCGCATGTTCCGGCCGATGACGATCATCCGGCGCGTGAAGCTGATCTCGGGCTCGCCGCGCATGCGCGTGGTGCTGCGCCCGCGCTTCGACTGGGGCCGCGCCGAACCGACGGAGATCACGCAGGGCAGCACGCACCTGCGTTTCGTCGGCCCGGACCTGTCGCTGCGCCTGAACACCGACGTGCCCATCAGCTACGTGCTGGCTGAGAGCTTCTTCGTGATCGACCGGCCGATGAACTTCATCCTCGGCCCCGACGAGACGCTGACCTCCGGCATCGAGGACACGGCGCGCGGCTTCGAGCAGGAAACGGTCGCCTACTGGCGCAGCTGGACGCGCGCGCTGGCCATCCCGCTGCAGTACCAAGAGGCCGTGATCCGCGCCGCCATCACGCTGAAGCTGTCGTTGTACGAGGACACGGGCGCGATCATCGCCGCGATGACCACCAGCATCCCGGAGCACGCCAACAGCGGCCGCAACTGGGACTACCGCTACTGCTGGCTGCGCGACGCCTTCTTCGTCGTGCGCGCGCTCAACTCCATTTCCGAAGTCGCGACGATGGAGGAATACCTGCGCTGGCTGAACAACATCGTGGTGAAAACCGCCGGTGGCCACATCCAGCCGCTGTACGGCATCGGCCGCGAGGAGCAGCTGCCCGAGTCCATCCTGGAGCACCTGCCCGGCTACCGTGGCATGGGGCCCGTGCGCGTGGGCAACCAGGCGCAGGAGCATTTCCAGCACGACGTCTACGGCAACATCATCCTGGCGGCGGCGCAGGCCTTCCACGACCAGCGACTGTTCCGGCGCGCGGGCAAGGCGGAGTTCGCTTACCTCGAGGCGGTGGGCGAGCAGGCCTTCCGCATCTACGACAAGCCGGATGCGGGGATGTGGGAGCTGCGCACGCGCGCGCGCATCCACACATCGTCGGCGCTCATGAGCTGGGTGGCGTGCGACCGGCTCGCCAAGATCGCGCACGTGCTGAAGCTGCCCGACCGCGTGGGCTACTGGCGCGAGCGCGCCGACACGATCAGGGAACGCATCCTGCGCGAGTCGTGGAACGAGCAGCGCAAGGCCTTCGCCGAGAGCTTCGGCGGCAAGGAGCTGGACGCCAGCGTGCTGCTCATGGCCGAAGTGAACATGATCGACCCGAAGGACCCGCGCTTCGTTTCGACCGTCGCCGCGCTGGAGGACAGCCTGTGCGACGGCCCGTACATGCGCCGCTACGAAGCGGCCGACGACTTCGGCAAGCCCGAGGTGTCGTTCAACGTCTGCACCTTCTGGCGCATCGACGCGCTGGCGCGCATCGGCCGCAAGGAGGAGGCGCGCGAGATCTTCGAGGTGATGCTCAGGAACCGCAACCACCTGGGCCTGCTGTCCGAAGACACGCATCCCGTCACCGGCGAGATGTGGGGCAACTACCCGCAGACCTATTCGATGGTGGGGATCATCAACGCCGCGGTGCGCCTGTCGGCGCCGTGGGACTCCGTGATCTGA
- a CDS encoding TonB-dependent receptor, which produces MIPTRLAVALAMAFSATCAWADHPPLQKDLGVVTVTGGQPTSLPTQIPTTVESITRGQIEQAINAADSEDALKYFPSLLVRKRYIGDYNHAILSSRASGTGNSARSAVYADGILLSNFLGNGVGGLAFPPRWGLVTPEEIDRVDVMYGPFSAAYPGNSVGAVVDYVTRMPTRFEAHAQAGYSSQPFDLYGTHATFNAWQASASAGNRGGDWSWFFNVSHTDSHGQPLTFATRLASAGTAPAGALPGRNNANVPWYVVASQTEYTTRQDHLKAKLAYDVTPVLRATYVLGVWRNDAEGVSHSYVAAPLVLADLPQTRESLRHAMHGFTLKQHTQGVFDWEVAASRYDYSKDGKRQNSGTLADGSGTGWQTLALKGTWRPAGAPHVVDFGVQQDSFRLAYVTSAVPGDWTAAAPAAVISDVGGRTHLRSAWAQDVWSLAPRWKAVLGARAETWTADEGHTLIAPAVNTAWPSRSESHVSPKLALSWQWLPDTVVKASTGRALRFPTVAELYGGTSTVNSLFINDPNLKPERSWTRELSVEKDVGNAVLRATAFSEDTHDALYSQALFDAAANRNVTRVQNVGLIRTRGIELAYSGAGVVWKQLDVNASATYADSHIRENAGFVAVPGDTIGKRQPNIPRLRAAALASYRWDDGFSTSVGARYSSRQFRTLDNSDVDGGTYMGVSRFFVVDLRARWRIDRNWTAAIGIDNIGNDTYWNFHPYPQRTYTAELKVDL; this is translated from the coding sequence ATGATTCCCACCCGCCTTGCCGTGGCACTGGCCATGGCCTTTTCGGCCACCTGCGCATGGGCCGACCACCCGCCGCTGCAGAAGGACCTGGGCGTGGTCACCGTCACCGGCGGCCAGCCGACGTCGCTGCCCACGCAGATCCCGACCACCGTCGAGAGCATCACGCGCGGGCAGATCGAGCAGGCGATCAACGCGGCCGACAGCGAAGACGCGCTGAAGTACTTCCCGAGCCTGCTCGTGCGCAAGCGCTACATCGGCGACTACAACCACGCCATCCTTTCCAGCCGCGCCTCGGGCACCGGCAACAGCGCGCGCTCGGCCGTGTACGCCGACGGCATCCTGCTGTCGAACTTCCTGGGCAACGGCGTCGGCGGCCTGGCCTTCCCGCCGCGCTGGGGCCTGGTCACGCCCGAGGAGATCGACCGCGTCGACGTGATGTACGGCCCGTTCTCTGCAGCCTATCCCGGCAACTCGGTCGGCGCGGTGGTCGACTACGTCACGCGCATGCCGACGCGCTTCGAGGCGCATGCGCAAGCGGGCTACTCGTCGCAGCCCTTCGACCTGTACGGCACGCACGCGACGTTCAACGCCTGGCAGGCGTCGGCCTCGGCCGGCAACCGCGGCGGTGACTGGTCGTGGTTCTTCAACGTCAGCCACACCGACAGCCACGGCCAGCCGCTCACGTTCGCGACGCGGCTCGCATCGGCGGGCACGGCGCCGGCCGGCGCACTGCCGGGCCGCAACAACGCGAACGTCCCGTGGTACGTCGTGGCCTCCCAGACGGAGTACACGACGCGGCAGGACCACCTGAAGGCGAAGCTGGCGTACGACGTCACGCCGGTGCTGCGCGCGACCTATGTGCTCGGCGTGTGGCGCAACGATGCCGAAGGCGTCTCGCACTCCTACGTCGCGGCGCCGCTGGTGCTGGCCGACCTGCCGCAGACGCGGGAGAGCCTGCGGCACGCGATGCACGGCTTCACGCTCAAGCAGCACACCCAGGGCGTGTTCGACTGGGAAGTCGCGGCCAGCCGCTACGACTACAGCAAGGACGGCAAGCGCCAGAACTCGGGCACGCTCGCCGACGGCTCCGGCACGGGCTGGCAGACCCTGGCGCTCAAGGGCACCTGGCGCCCGGCCGGTGCACCCCACGTCGTCGACTTCGGCGTGCAGCAGGACAGCTTCCGCCTCGCCTACGTGACATCGGCCGTGCCGGGCGATTGGACCGCCGCCGCGCCCGCAGCGGTGATCAGCGACGTCGGCGGCCGCACGCACCTGCGCAGCGCGTGGGCCCAGGACGTGTGGTCGCTGGCTCCCCGCTGGAAGGCCGTGCTCGGCGCGCGCGCCGAAACCTGGACGGCGGACGAAGGGCACACGCTGATCGCGCCGGCCGTGAACACCGCCTGGCCGAGCCGCAGCGAGTCGCACGTGTCGCCCAAGCTGGCGTTGTCGTGGCAGTGGCTGCCCGACACGGTGGTGAAGGCGTCGACGGGGCGCGCGCTGCGCTTTCCCACTGTCGCCGAACTCTACGGCGGCACCTCGACGGTCAACTCGCTCTTCATCAACGACCCCAACCTGAAGCCCGAGCGCTCGTGGACGCGCGAGCTGAGCGTCGAGAAGGACGTGGGCAACGCCGTGCTGCGCGCCACCGCCTTCAGCGAGGACACGCACGACGCGCTGTACTCGCAGGCGCTCTTCGACGCCGCGGCCAACCGCAACGTCACGCGGGTGCAGAACGTGGGCCTGATCCGCACGCGCGGCATCGAGCTGGCGTACTCCGGCGCCGGTGTCGTCTGGAAGCAGTTGGACGTCAACGCAAGCGCCACCTACGCCGACTCGCACATCCGCGAGAACGCGGGCTTCGTCGCCGTGCCGGGCGACACGATCGGCAAGCGCCAGCCCAACATCCCGCGCCTGCGCGCCGCGGCGCTCGCGAGCTACCGCTGGGACGACGGGTTCTCCACGTCGGTGGGCGCGCGCTACAGCAGCCGCCAGTTCCGCACGCTCGACAACAGCGACGTCGACGGCGGCACCTACATGGGCGTGAGCCGCTTCTTCGTCGTCGACCTGCGCGCGCGCTGGCGGATCGACAGGAACTGGACCGCGGCCATCGGCATCGACAATATCGGCAACGACACCTACTGGAACTTCCATCCCTACCCGCAGCGCACCTACACCGCGGAACTGAAAGTGGACCTATGA
- a CDS encoding TraB/GumN family protein has translation MGILARSLCLLAAAAASMAAGRAAAQDAACVPPPGIAEIQQAVIKTPRRDRGLLWRLEKDGRTSWLYGTVHVGRLEWGAPGPTIMKALAASDVLVLELDLTQAGEQAPRVPPLDAGASARVLAGGLDERLKSALKQGCVPEAAQSWRPAMQVVMLTVLSARSAGLHPELGIDWILTAMAPHMGKRIVALETVAGQMKAMLPASESEEREMIVEAIDPAERLRARAQLARMVAAWERSDADDMAAYPQWCDCLKTDLDRAMMRRMNDDRNPAMADKMAALHGEGTRFFAAVGALHMTGPQSLVTLLRARGFDVQRVAFDGK, from the coding sequence ATGGGAATCCTTGCCAGAAGCCTTTGCCTGCTCGCCGCCGCAGCGGCCTCGATGGCGGCGGGCCGCGCCGCCGCCCAGGACGCGGCGTGCGTGCCGCCGCCCGGCATCGCCGAGATCCAGCAGGCGGTCATCAAGACGCCGCGGCGCGACCGCGGCCTGCTGTGGCGCCTGGAGAAGGACGGCCGCACCTCGTGGCTGTACGGCACGGTCCATGTGGGCCGGCTGGAGTGGGGTGCGCCGGGCCCCACCATCATGAAAGCATTGGCGGCGAGCGACGTGCTCGTGCTCGAGCTGGACCTGACCCAGGCCGGCGAACAGGCGCCGCGGGTGCCGCCCCTGGATGCGGGCGCGTCGGCGCGGGTGCTGGCCGGTGGCCTGGACGAGCGGCTGAAATCGGCCCTGAAACAGGGGTGCGTTCCCGAAGCCGCGCAGTCCTGGCGGCCCGCGATGCAGGTGGTGATGCTCACGGTGCTCTCCGCCCGTTCCGCAGGATTGCACCCGGAACTGGGCATCGACTGGATCCTCACGGCGATGGCGCCGCACATGGGCAAGCGCATCGTGGCGCTGGAAACGGTGGCGGGGCAGATGAAGGCGATGCTGCCCGCCAGCGAGTCCGAGGAGCGCGAAATGATCGTCGAGGCGATCGACCCCGCCGAGCGGCTGCGCGCACGCGCGCAGCTGGCGCGGATGGTGGCGGCGTGGGAGCGCAGCGACGCGGACGACATGGCCGCCTACCCGCAGTGGTGCGACTGCCTGAAGACGGACCTGGACAGGGCCATGATGCGGCGGATGAACGACGACCGGAACCCGGCCATGGCCGACAAGATGGCCGCCCTGCACGGCGAGGGCACGCGCTTTTTCGCCGCGGTGGGCGCGCTGCACATGACGGGCCCGCAGTCGCTCGTCACGCTGCTGCGCGCGCGCGGGTTCGACGTGCAGCGCGTCGCCTTCGATGGAAAGTGA
- a CDS encoding copper chaperone PCu(A)C, with the protein MNKTLLLSSLAFCGAASAHVGIDPPVAETGAPWNGVVRIGHGCDAAATTAVELKLPAGVTAVRAQAKAGWQVALTPQQVTWTVAPGTTPDAKDKGDFPLELRVASAPAATWLTAVQRCGATAVEWSQVPAPGASTEGMKTPAVLLQVMAAPEAAAWRMRPVVENAWARATLPGQPTGGAYMRITAKEPTQLVGASSPVAGKAEVHEMKLEGDVMRMRAAGAIELPVGKPFELKPGGHHVMLQELKQPLAAGSTVPVTLVFRNARGVESRTELRVPVTAQPPGGAPAGGHGEHKH; encoded by the coding sequence ATGAACAAGACCCTCCTCCTGTCCTCCCTGGCCTTCTGCGGCGCCGCGTCCGCGCACGTGGGCATCGATCCGCCCGTCGCTGAAACCGGCGCCCCGTGGAACGGCGTCGTGCGCATCGGCCACGGCTGCGATGCGGCCGCGACGACCGCAGTCGAACTGAAGCTGCCCGCGGGCGTCACGGCCGTGCGCGCGCAGGCCAAGGCCGGCTGGCAGGTGGCGCTCACGCCCCAGCAGGTGACGTGGACCGTGGCGCCGGGAACGACGCCCGATGCCAAGGACAAGGGCGACTTCCCGCTCGAGCTGCGCGTCGCCTCGGCGCCGGCAGCGACGTGGTTGACGGCCGTGCAGCGCTGCGGCGCAACGGCCGTCGAATGGTCGCAAGTGCCGGCGCCAGGCGCGAGCACCGAAGGCATGAAGACGCCCGCGGTGCTGCTGCAGGTGATGGCCGCACCCGAAGCGGCGGCCTGGCGCATGCGGCCGGTGGTGGAGAACGCATGGGCCCGCGCCACGCTGCCGGGCCAGCCCACGGGCGGCGCGTACATGCGGATCACCGCCAAGGAGCCGACCCAGCTGGTGGGCGCGTCGTCACCCGTTGCCGGCAAGGCCGAGGTGCACGAGATGAAGCTCGAGGGTGACGTGATGCGCATGCGGGCCGCCGGCGCCATCGAGCTTCCCGTGGGCAAGCCCTTCGAGCTCAAGCCCGGCGGCCATCACGTGATGCTGCAGGAGCTCAAGCAGCCGCTGGCCGCGGGCAGCACGGTGCCGGTGACGCTGGTGTTCCGCAACGCCCGGGGCGTGGAAAGCCGCACCGAGCTGCGCGTGCCGGTGACGGCCCAGCCGCCCGGCGGTGCGCCCGCCGGCGGCCACGGAGAGCACAAGCACTGA
- the otsB gene encoding trehalose-phosphatase, which yields MTMNFEDILFPSCAVFLDFDGTLVDIAPQPEAVIVPPALSATLAQLHGWLGGALALISGRPIAQIDAFLKPLVLPAAGVHGAERRGADGRLSLLSTHPLEVVEAAAAALVKGDPRLRLETKRGSVALHYRQAPEREAECIAAMQAAVEESPGLTLLRGKMVVEAKPGGASKGAAIEAFMAEAPFAGRTPVFVGDDITDEVGFATVQRLKGLGVKVGEGATVAWQRIESPQVFRQQLQLAVAHKAGKVHA from the coding sequence ATGACCATGAATTTCGAGGACATCCTGTTCCCGTCCTGCGCCGTCTTCCTGGACTTCGACGGCACGCTGGTGGACATCGCGCCGCAGCCCGAAGCGGTGATCGTCCCGCCCGCACTGTCGGCCACGCTCGCGCAGCTGCACGGGTGGCTGGGCGGTGCGCTCGCCCTGATCTCCGGCCGCCCGATCGCGCAGATCGATGCGTTCCTGAAACCCCTGGTGCTGCCGGCCGCCGGCGTGCACGGCGCCGAGCGCCGCGGCGCCGACGGCAGGTTGTCGCTGCTCAGCACGCATCCGCTGGAAGTGGTCGAGGCCGCCGCCGCGGCGCTCGTCAAGGGCGACCCGCGGCTGCGCCTGGAGACCAAGCGCGGCTCGGTCGCGCTGCACTACCGCCAGGCGCCCGAGCGCGAGGCCGAATGCATCGCCGCGATGCAGGCCGCCGTCGAGGAGTCGCCGGGCCTGACGCTGCTGCGCGGCAAGATGGTGGTCGAGGCCAAGCCGGGCGGCGCGAGCAAGGGCGCCGCCATCGAGGCCTTCATGGCCGAGGCGCCGTTCGCGGGGCGCACGCCGGTCTTCGTCGGCGACGACATCACCGACGAAGTCGGCTTCGCCACCGTGCAGCGCCTGAAGGGCCTGGGCGTGAAGGTGGGCGAAGGCGCGACCGTGGCCTGGCAGCGCATCGAGTCGCCCCAGGTCTTCCGCCAGCAACTGCAGTTGGCCGTGGCCCACAAGGCCGGAAAGGTGCACGCATGA
- a CDS encoding enoyl-CoA hydratase/isomerase family protein, translating to MPIDPSRYATLALTRRGADGAVLDIQMRAKNGKLPTAGHDGHRELAQVWRDVNDDDSVRCAVLRGEGLGFSGGGDLELVADMANDFEVRTRVWKEARDLVYNVINCDKPIVSALHGPAVGAGLVAGLLADISIAARSAKIVDGHTRLGVAAGDHAAIVWPLLCGMAKAKYYLMLCDPVTGEEAERIGLVSLAVEDDRLLDKAYEVADRLAAGSQSAIRWTKYSLNNWLRMAGPSFDTSLALEFMGFGGPDVREGIASLKERRAPRF from the coding sequence ATGCCAATCGACCCCAGCCGCTACGCCACGCTCGCCCTCACCCGCCGCGGCGCGGACGGCGCCGTGCTCGACATCCAGATGCGCGCGAAGAACGGCAAGCTGCCCACGGCCGGGCACGACGGCCATCGCGAGCTCGCGCAGGTCTGGCGCGACGTGAACGACGACGACAGCGTGCGCTGCGCCGTGCTGCGCGGCGAGGGCCTGGGCTTCTCCGGCGGCGGCGACCTGGAACTCGTTGCCGACATGGCCAACGACTTCGAGGTGCGCACGCGCGTGTGGAAGGAGGCGCGCGACCTCGTCTACAACGTGATCAACTGCGACAAGCCGATCGTGAGCGCGTTGCACGGGCCGGCGGTGGGTGCCGGGCTGGTCGCCGGCCTGCTCGCCGACATCTCCATCGCCGCCAGGAGCGCGAAGATCGTCGACGGCCACACGCGCCTGGGTGTCGCCGCCGGCGACCACGCGGCGATCGTGTGGCCGCTGCTGTGCGGGATGGCCAAGGCCAAGTACTACCTGATGCTGTGCGACCCGGTGACCGGCGAGGAGGCCGAGCGCATCGGCCTGGTGTCGCTGGCGGTCGAGGACGACCGGCTGCTGGACAAGGCCTACGAAGTCGCGGACCGGCTCGCGGCGGGCTCGCAATCGGCGATCCGCTGGACCAAGTACTCGCTGAACAACTGGCTGCGCATGGCGGGCCCCAGCTTCGACACCTCGCTGGCGCTGGAGTTCATGGGCTTCGGCGGCCCCGACGTGCGCGAGGGCATCGCGTCGCTGAAAGAGCGGCGCGCGCCGAGGTTTTAG